CGGGCGGCGACGAGGGAGAGTTTGCGGGTGGCGGCCTGGGATTCGCGCAGGGCGGCCTCGGCGGCTTTGCGTTCGGTGATGTCCTGCAGGGTGCCGATGATGCGCTGCGGGGTGCCGGAGGAGGCGCGGGCGACGGTTTTGGCTCGGGTGTAGATCCAGCGCCATTCGCCCTTGCCGGTGCGGAGGCGATACTCGGGATCGATGAAGGTTTCGTCGCCGGCGAGTTGGCGTTCCACGGCCTCGCGGTAGCCGGGGAGATCGTCTTCGTGGATGAGGGCGGTCCAGGCGCCCGGGGAGTTGGCGATCTCGCCGGGGGAGTAGTCGAGCATGGCCCACAGACCCGGGCTGTAGTAAAGCTGGTTGGACGGCAGCGACCATTCGAAGATGCCGATCTGGGTGGAGTCGAGGGCGAGGCGCAGACGTTCGTCCGACACCTTCAACATGGCTTCCACGCGGCGACGTTCTTCGTTTTCGGCGACGAGGCGGCGGTTGGAGAGTTCGGCGGTGCGCAGCAGGGTGTAGGCGGTGCGGGCGAGGTGAACGGAAACACCCAGCAGCAAGGTCACGATGAGGCCGGCGGCGCCAGCGAGCTCGGGCAGGTTGCGGCGTTCGTTGGCGAAGGCGGCTTCCTTGAGCACGAGGGTGAAACGCATGCGGCGGTCGCGGAAGTCGATGACCCGATCGTCGCCGCCGCGGCGGGTGATGATGCTGTCGGTCAGGGGGCTGCCGCCGGTCGTATCGAAGATGGTGGTGTTGCTGATCGAAATGATCGCGAGGTAATCCCGATTGAGGTTGGGCGTCGCCTCGAAGATCTCGCCCAGCACGTGGCTGTAAATGAAGTCGGCGTTGAGGAAGTTCCAGATGCGGCCATCGCGTTCGATAGGGGCGTAGATGGCGTAGCCGGGATTGTCGGGCAGAATGTCAACGGTGCCAGAGACGGTGACTTGGCGAGGCGGTGCGAGGGCCCGGGCGATGGCGGCGGCGCGGGCAGGGTCGTCGGCGTGATGGTAACCGGCGAGGTGTTCGTTGCCGTCGATCGGGTAAAACTCGCGGGTGGGATGCGTGATTTCGGTGCCGACGAGCATGACGGCCATGCCAGCGGGAAAATCGGTGAGGTAGCTACCGGCTTCGACGCCGCGCACGACGGCGGTTTTGGCGGGGTTGGACCAACCGTCGGCAAAGTCCTCCAAGGCGGTGGCCTGACGGGAGATCTGGTCCTCGAGGTTGGTGATGATGGTGTTGTTGATCCGCCAAGTGGTGTCGCGCAGACGCACGATCTCTTGCTGCTCGAGGCCGAGGTAGAGGATGACGGTGAGCGTGGCGGATCCAACCACCACGGGGAGGGGCAACCACACCGGTGCGCTGGATTCATCGAGGGTGTGTTCACGCCAGGCGCGAGCGAGCAGGGCGGCGCCGAGCAGCACGATTACCCAAGCCGAGAAATGCGGTGTGACGTCGCCGGAGCCCCAGCGGTAAACGGAGGACAGGTCTAGGGCGTAGCCGAGCAAGGTCGCCGCGCCGACGGAGACGACGGCGGAGGCGACGAGCGCGAAGAGCAGCGTGAGCCGCTGGCTGAGGCGCGAGAAGACGAGGGAGGTGACCAGCAGGCTGGCGAGCAGTAGGCTGGTCGAGACCGGCAGCGTCAGGCCGCCGTCGCTGCCGGGCAGCGGGTCAAAGAGGAGGTGGTCGATCCCGATGCTGCGACCGGTGAACTCCTGGAGGAGCGTAAGCGCTGCGATGGTGACAGGCAGCAGGCTGAGCCATGCGGCACGGCGATAGCCGACTTCGATGGCGAGCAGGATGGCGCCCAACAGGAAGGCGATGAGGGTGGTGTTGCCCTGAATGGGAGCGGAGTCCGAGCCCAGCGTGATAAAGGCAGGAATCTGCAACAACCAGCCCAGCAGCGGGAAAAGGCACACAGCCACCAAGCAACCGGCCAAGAGGAGGCACGCACGCTTGGGCCACACATCGCTGAGGGCTTTAGAGGATTGGACCATTAGGGAATCCACCTCACGAAGAGGCAAAGCTGGCGGGGGGGCAATGTTGTTTCCGGTAGGGAAATTACGGGGATTTCGGCGGGAAATGCCTCAGCTGTCGGGGGATGGATCGGGGGACTCGACCGGCGATTCAACCTGGGGCGGGGTAGCGGTTTCGGTGGGGGGGCTCGACTGGGCGGGACTCGGTTCGGCCGCGGTGGGGCCGGAACCGGTGAGGGCGCGCAGGAAGTTGGTGGGACCATATACAAAGGTCCAGGCCGGCTCGTTGAGTTTCCCGCCGAGTTTCACCTCGAGGGCATGGGTAAGAGGAGTGAAGACGGTGTCGAGGATTCGGCCACGGCCGCCCTCGAAGGGACGCACGCGGGTGAGGAAATCGAGATTGCGGGTATCGA
This portion of the Actomonas aquatica genome encodes:
- a CDS encoding ATP-binding protein — its product is MVQSSKALSDVWPKRACLLLAGCLVAVCLFPLLGWLLQIPAFITLGSDSAPIQGNTTLIAFLLGAILLAIEVGYRRAAWLSLLPVTIAALTLLQEFTGRSIGIDHLLFDPLPGSDGGLTLPVSTSLLLASLLVTSLVFSRLSQRLTLLFALVASAVVSVGAATLLGYALDLSSVYRWGSGDVTPHFSAWVIVLLGAALLARAWREHTLDESSAPVWLPLPVVVGSATLTVILYLGLEQQEIVRLRDTTWRINNTIITNLEDQISRQATALEDFADGWSNPAKTAVVRGVEAGSYLTDFPAGMAVMLVGTEITHPTREFYPIDGNEHLAGYHHADDPARAAAIARALAPPRQVTVSGTVDILPDNPGYAIYAPIERDGRIWNFLNADFIYSHVLGEIFEATPNLNRDYLAIISISNTTIFDTTGGSPLTDSIITRRGGDDRVIDFRDRRMRFTLVLKEAAFANERRNLPELAGAAGLIVTLLLGVSVHLARTAYTLLRTAELSNRRLVAENEERRRVEAMLKVSDERLRLALDSTQIGIFEWSLPSNQLYYSPGLWAMLDYSPGEIANSPGAWTALIHEDDLPGYREAVERQLAGDETFIDPEYRLRTGKGEWRWIYTRAKTVARASSGTPQRIIGTLQDITERKAAEAALRESQAATRKLSLVAARTDNMVLITSPMGAVEWINESFTRVMEYELDEIRGRTPETFMAGPDTKPRTIRHIRVAMAKGVGVTTEVVNYSKSGRKFHIHLEVQPVRNEQGQVETFIAILADITTRVETEHALRRAKAEADHASRAKSEFLASMSHEIRTPMNGVIGMTSLLMDTKLDPEQRDFVNTIRTSGEALLTIINDILDFSKIESGKMELEHLPFDLTTCVEEALDLFAMQAAAKHLDLAYHVEEDVPGWIMGDITRLRQVLVNLVNNAVKFTASGAITITVRRKHLSVVPGGQDRIMLEVTVQDTGIGIPSERVNRLFKPFSQIDSSTTRKYGGTGLGLAICHRLTQLMGGNIHVESTQGEGSRFIFTLRTEAAHPINIEALPAAPTSLKKHPVLGIEDNAVGQQRLSTFFQQWKIDYLPATDATAAVAAAHAPEAPGLVLLDDDVLESPTAPDLLQAINRRSLPTLLLLTPGRPVPDELSAKPYVLSLKKPLKTSTLLRGVHTLFRATDQSLPPIEAPAKRRILAEEFPLDVLLVEDNMVNQKVALRFLDRLGYRADCVGNGLEAVQALEDRDFDLVLMDLQMPEMDGFEASREIRRKFPRERQPKIVALTANALQGDRDVCLEAGMDDYITKPVKLHELSEVIRRQFTAHSEESELPTA